CTCCGCTGGCGTCCCAGCACCCGATTGGTGGACTGTTCGGGTGCTGGTGATGCCTGGAATTCAAGCCAGGGTGTCGAACTCGCCGCTCTTGACGCCGCCGATGAAGGCTCGCCACTCGCCGGGAGTGAAGGCCAGGCGGGGGCCGTCGGGGTTCTTCGAGTCACGCACCGCGTACGCGCGGTCGTGCCGCTCGTTCCCGACCTTCGAGATCACCGCGACCTCGACGCAATTTTGTCCGTTTCCGCTTCGCGAGCTCTTGCGCCACACTTCGCCGGCCGGTTCTGACGCGGACATCATGCCTCCTGACATCAGGTCTTCAATCTAGGTCGAAAGCGCCGACCTTGACACCGTTGACGAAGGTCTGCCAGTCACCGGGAGAGAAGATCAACGCGGGACCGTGTGGGTTCTTGCTGTCGCGAACAGCCACGATGCCGGTGAGGTTACCGGCGACCTCGACGCACTGGCCGTTGCCACCGCTGCGGCTGCTCTTACGCCACTCGGCGCGGGACAGATCTGGTGCGGTCATCCCGCCTCCTAACATCAGGTTTTCTGCGCGAAGTCGGCAGTCAGCTTACGTGAGGCTTCGGGGCTGAGTGCCAGGCCGCGAAGATAGTCAAAGACCAGGTTATACCGGTTAATCTCGACCTCTGCCTCCAGGAAAAGATCACCGGCCATGCTTTCGAGGTACACGATATCTGGGTCAGGTGCCGGGAAGTGAAGGACGGCGAACGAACCTTGTATACCAGGGTGGGCACCGACATCGAACGGGATGACCTGGAAGGTCACGTTAGGTATGGCACTCACTTCGATCAGGTGCTCAAGCTGCTTCCGCATGATCTTCGCGCCGCCGACGCGACAGTGCAGGGAAGCTTCGGAGACGATGGCCGACAGTTGAAGAGGAGTGCTGCTCGTTAGAAGCTTCTGGCGTTCCATCCGCGCTTGCACCCGGCTGTCAACGTCGTCACCGCTGATGGCAGGTAGTACGCCCCTGACGAGTGCCTCGGCGTACTCCTGGGTTTGGAGAAGGCCGGGCATGTAAAGCGACTCGTAGTTTCGTACGGATTCCGCTTCTGACTCGAACCCGATGTAGGTCGTGTAGTGCTCAGGCAGTTCGGAGGGGAAGGAGTGTAGCCATCCGCGCTGTGCGGCTTCCCGAGACAGCGCTATGAGTTCCGTGCGATGGGGCTCCGGGACGCCGTAAAGATCGAGAAGTGTCTGAAGGGTGCGGGCCTGCGGACGGGCTTTGGCGGTCTCGATC
This region of Streptosporangium sp. NBC_01495 genomic DNA includes:
- a CDS encoding DUF397 domain-containing protein codes for the protein MSGGMMSASEPAGEVWRKSSRSGNGQNCVEVAVISKVGNERHDRAYAVRDSKNPDGPRLAFTPGEWRAFIGGVKSGEFDTLA
- a CDS encoding DUF397 domain-containing protein codes for the protein MTAPDLSRAEWRKSSRSGGNGQCVEVAGNLTGIVAVRDSKNPHGPALIFSPGDWQTFVNGVKVGAFDLD
- a CDS encoding helix-turn-helix domain-containing protein, translating into MSGRRHVSTVRLRRLAAELRQLRDSAQMTREDVTARTSINTVTLYRIETAKARPQARTLQTLLDLYGVPEPHRTELIALSREAAQRGWLHSFPSELPEHYTTYIGFESEAESVRNYESLYMPGLLQTQEYAEALVRGVLPAISGDDVDSRVQARMERQKLLTSSTPLQLSAIVSEASLHCRVGGAKIMRKQLEHLIEVSAIPNVTFQVIPFDVGAHPGIQGSFAVLHFPAPDPDIVYLESMAGDLFLEAEVEINRYNLVFDYLRGLALSPEASRKLTADFAQKT